CTGATCGGGACCAAAATACTTGGCTCGCTCACCGTTCACCGTCACCACTTCGTTGGCCAGCAGGCACAGGTTGTCCTGGGCGTAGGCGTAACCGATGCCGAACCCCAGGCCGCGCTCATCGCTGGCGCGGATGTGCGGCACGCCAAAGCTGGTACGCCGGATATCTGCCGACGCCTGCGCCACTTGTTCCCGCGCCGAGGCGGCCAGGCTCAACCCCAGCAATACCCCCGCCACGCATACCCTGGACAACCCATTGGAAATTATCACGCAGACTCCACCGTCAAATTGAACACCCTCACCAGGGGTGACTCCCCCTCCGTAAGAACGCAAAACGCCGGGAACAATTTAGCGTGCACAGCCATTAATGTAAGACGGCCGGAATGTGACAAAACCGACACTGACGAAATTTCTACATCCAACACTTCATGATTTTGCTCGCTCGTTCGTCTTATTACTTAAGAGCGCCATCATTTTCCTGATCAGGCTCTGATAAGGAGTTTTTTGCATGTACAACCCGCCAGTGCCCATGGAAGGACATTCAACGGCCGCCGATGCCAATTTCGGCAGCGGCACGCAAGCGTTCGGCAAAGCGCCCGAACAGCAAGGCAACCAGCGTATTCGCCATCTGCTCAAGAGTTTCGGTCTGCGCACCAGCCTGATTCGGCTGAAGGTCATCGACGCCCTGCTCACTGCGGCCGACAACCAGCGCACCCTGGGGGTACGCGGAGTGCACAGCCATTTACTTGAGCTGGACATCCCGCTGTCGTTCCTGAGTGTGCGCGAAGTGCTCAAGCGCCTGTGCAGTGAGGGCGTGATAACCCTCAATGCCGATAAGAGCTACAGCCTCCACGAAGAGGCTGCCAAAGTGCTCGAAGGTCGCGCCTGAATCAGAGGTTGGGCTTGACCTTGCGACGCATGATGCCGTTGATCACCACCACCGTTACAGCAATCGCAATGGCGATGTACTGGAAGGTTTTTTCGCTGATGACCCCGGTGTTCTGCAGGTAGGACAGGCCAAACATCGACCCCAGTACGACCAGGGAAATCAGAATGGAGTATTTCAAGCGTTGCTTTTGGGTCATGACGGGTTCCTGAACCTTAAGAATGTAACCAACCAGAATCGGCAGCGGCCCATATTACAGGCGATCAATGGCTTTGGCTCGTAGGGCGTCTTGCTTCGGACTGTCAGTCTCATCGCCATCCATTGTGTCCAACCCCGGCGCAGGCCTAGCGATGCAACCCGTTGCCGGGCTGCGCGCATAGCTCGACCAACCAATCCACAAACACCCTGACCCGCTGCGACAACTGGCGGTGCGGGGGGTACAGCGCGGTCAGGGCCATTTTCGGCACGGCCAACTGTGGCATCACTTCGACCAGAGTGCCCTCGGCCAAGCGCTGCACGGCGTGATAGTACGGCGCCTGGATCAACCCATACCCGGCCTCGCAGGCGCAGAAATAGCCATCTGCACTGTTGACCGCGACCCTCTTCGGCAAGTTGACCGCGCACACCTCGTTACCCCGTTCAAACTCCAGGCCAAACCGTTTGCCACTGGCGCTGGAAACGTATTCGACCATCTGGTGGCGAGCCAAGTCGTCGAAGGTGTCGGGCACCCCCATGCGTGCGAGGTATATGGGGCTGGCCAGGGTGATTTGATCCATCATTGCCAGCGGCCTTGCCACCAGCGACTCATCCAGCGCCAACCCACCACGCAACACGCAATCCACGCCTTCGCGAATCAGGTCCACGGGGCGGTCGTTCAGGCCGATTTCCAGCTCGATCTGCGGGTAACGAGCGGTGAATGCCGGTAATGCTGGAATCACCAGGTAACGCCCAATACCCGCCGGCATATCAATGTTCAAAGTGCCGCGTGGGTTCTGGCGCTGGGCGCAGAACACCGCTTCGGTTTCTTCCAGGTCCGTCAGTAACTGCACACAGCGTTGGTAATACGCGGCACCGTCCAGGGTCGGGCTGACCTGACGCGTGGTGCGCTGCAACAGCTGTACGCCGAGATGAGCTTCCAGTTGCTTGATCAGCACAGTCACCGAAGCACGCGGTAATTGCAGGTTGTCGGCGGCCTTGGCAAAACCGCCCAGCTCAACGATCCGGGTAAACACGCGCATCGCGTTAAAACGATCCAAGGCTGGCTCCCAAGCGAATTATTTAGATATTACGAATAGTGATAGTGCTTTTAGCCTGTTTATCCCGATTTTGTCGAGAGTGACAATGAACGCCTTCACCTACAGGAGCAGCCCCCATGCACACTCGTCAACTCGGCAAAAACGGTCCACGTATTTCAGCCATCGGCCTCGGCTGCATGGGCATGACGGATTTCTACACGCCAGGCAGCGACACCCGCGAAGCCACTGCCACCCTGCACCGCGCCCTGGAGTTGGGTGTCAATTTTCTCGACACTGCCGACATGTACGGCCCCCACAGTAATGAGCAACTGATCGGCAACGCCATTGCCGGCAAGCGCGACCAGGTGTTCCTGGCCAGCAAGTTCGGCATCGTGCGCGACCCAGCCAACCCGACAGTGCGCGGCGTGAATGGCCGCCCCGAGTACATCCGCGAGTCAATCAACGGCACCTTGCAGCGCCTGGGCGTGGAAACCCTCGACCTTTACTACCAACACCGCATTGACCCGCAGGTAGCCATCGAAGAAACCGTCGGTGCTATGGCCGAATTGGTAAAACAGGGCAAGGTGCGTTACCTGGGCCTGAGCGAAGCCAGCGCCGCCACCCTGGAAAGGGCGCATAAGGTGCACCCGATCAGGGCCCTGCAAAGCGAATACTCGCTGTGGAGCCGCGATCAGCAACAAAACGGCTGCCTTGCTGCGTGCCAGCGCTTGGGGGTCGCGTTTGTGCCCTATAGCCCACTGGGGCGCGGCTTTCTGACCGGCGCGCTGAAAAGTCCGGAGGATTTTGGCGCCGATGACTATCGCCGGACCAATCCGCGTTTCCAGGGCGAGAATTTCGTGAAAAACCTGCTGCTGGTGGAGCAGGTGCAGACGCTGGCGGCAGATAAAGGCATAACAGCCGGGCAACTGGCGCTGGCGTGGGTGCTGGCGCAAGGCGACTACCTCATCCCGATCCCCGGCACCAAGCAACGCAGGTACCTCGAAGAGAATGTGGCGGCCGTGTCGATCAGCCTCAGCCCGGGTGAGCTGGCGGCGTTGGACGCGATCTTCCCCGCCGAGGCCACGGCCGGCCAGCGTTACCCAGAAGACGTCATGCGGATGCTGAATATCTGACGAAAAGGCGCCGCCCTGCGGCGCCTGCACGTTCTTGCACGAACGTACCTAAAGCTCCTGTGCGCCAAGCCGATAGCCCTACGAAGCTCTAACAAAGCCGCCTCGATAATAAACGCTTCGTAAGGACTGCCCCATGCCCCCACTGCGCTCTATCCAAGCCCGCTATACCCTTTTTCTGGTGCTGTTCGTCCTGGTGTTATTCGTGTTGACGGTGGTCGGGATCGGCCAACTGGTCGCACCCACGCTGCGCCACACCGAAGAACAGGTGGTGCTCAACCGTGTGGCCGAGGTGGCCGAACAGATCAAGGGCGAACTGAACAAGGTGCAGGCCCAGCAACGCACCATCACCCAAACCATTCCCCTGCTCGACAGCGATGCCATCGATAAAGTCCTGCCTGGCCTCGTGGACCAGTATGGCGAGCTGAAAGTATTCGGCGGCGGCATCTGGCCCTTACCCAACCAGCGCACGCCGGGCCGTAACAAGCACAGTACGTTCTGGCACCGCGATGCGTCCGGCAAACTGGCGGTGAACACCTTCTGGAACAGTGACCCCGCGCCCAACTATTACGACCAGAGCTGGTACAAAGGTGGCCTTGCCTCGCCGCGCGGGCAATGCGCCTGGGCCGCAGCCTACAAGGACGACGCCAGCCAGGAGCCGCGCACCAACTGCGCCATGGCGATCCAGCGCGATGGCGCCGCGTACGGCGTGGCGACCATTGACGTGACCCTGGGCTTTTTCAATGAGCTGGTGGCCAGCAAGGAAAAAGACATCGGCGGGCAAATGCTGATCGTCGAAAGCGACGGCAAGATCATCAGCAACAGCACGCGCCTGAGCAGCCCGGTGGTGTTGAAGAACATCAGCGAACTCAGCGCTACGTCGGCGTTTGCCGCCCAAGTCAGCAAGGCCCTGGCCCATCGCGACCAAGGCTTGCAACGCAGCGAATTCGACAACGGTGGCGTGGCCAGCACCTTCTATATGCGCCCCATCGAAGGCACGCCGTGGTTCCTTGCCACTGCCCTGCCCACCTCACTGATCACCGCCCAGCGTGACGATGTACTGGGCAGCCTGGCGCTGTTGCAGATCCCGATGGTATTGCTGCTGGTGCTGTTGGCGGTGTACGCGATCCGCCAACTGGTGCAGCGCATGAAAACCCTGAAAACCAACATCGACGCGCTGTCCGCCGGCGATGCCGACCTCACTCGACGCATCACCATTCGCGCCGAAGACGAACTGGGCGCCATCGGCCATTCGGTCAACCGTTTTATCGTCTACCTGCAAAACATGATCGGCGAAGTGACCCAGGCCACGGGCGCCATGTCCGCGGGGCTTGAGCAATTGCAGAAAACCTCGGCCCACACCAACCAGATCCTGGTGCGCCATG
The genomic region above belongs to Pseudomonas sp. S35 and contains:
- a CDS encoding fe2+ zn2+ uptake regulation protein — encoded protein: MYNPPVPMEGHSTAADANFGSGTQAFGKAPEQQGNQRIRHLLKSFGLRTSLIRLKVIDALLTAADNQRTLGVRGVHSHLLELDIPLSFLSVREVLKRLCSEGVITLNADKSYSLHEEAAKVLEGRA
- a CDS encoding LysR family transcriptional regulator, with product MDRFNAMRVFTRIVELGGFAKAADNLQLPRASVTVLIKQLEAHLGVQLLQRTTRQVSPTLDGAAYYQRCVQLLTDLEETEAVFCAQRQNPRGTLNIDMPAGIGRYLVIPALPAFTARYPQIELEIGLNDRPVDLIREGVDCVLRGGLALDESLVARPLAMMDQITLASPIYLARMGVPDTFDDLARHQMVEYVSSASGKRFGLEFERGNEVCAVNLPKRVAVNSADGYFCACEAGYGLIQAPYYHAVQRLAEGTLVEVMPQLAVPKMALTALYPPHRQLSQRVRVFVDWLVELCAQPGNGLHR
- a CDS encoding aldo/keto reductase encodes the protein MHTRQLGKNGPRISAIGLGCMGMTDFYTPGSDTREATATLHRALELGVNFLDTADMYGPHSNEQLIGNAIAGKRDQVFLASKFGIVRDPANPTVRGVNGRPEYIRESINGTLQRLGVETLDLYYQHRIDPQVAIEETVGAMAELVKQGKVRYLGLSEASAATLERAHKVHPIRALQSEYSLWSRDQQQNGCLAACQRLGVAFVPYSPLGRGFLTGALKSPEDFGADDYRRTNPRFQGENFVKNLLLVEQVQTLAADKGITAGQLALAWVLAQGDYLIPIPGTKQRRYLEENVAAVSISLSPGELAALDAIFPAEATAGQRYPEDVMRMLNI
- a CDS encoding methyl-accepting chemotaxis protein; amino-acid sequence: MPPLRSIQARYTLFLVLFVLVLFVLTVVGIGQLVAPTLRHTEEQVVLNRVAEVAEQIKGELNKVQAQQRTITQTIPLLDSDAIDKVLPGLVDQYGELKVFGGGIWPLPNQRTPGRNKHSTFWHRDASGKLAVNTFWNSDPAPNYYDQSWYKGGLASPRGQCAWAAAYKDDASQEPRTNCAMAIQRDGAAYGVATIDVTLGFFNELVASKEKDIGGQMLIVESDGKIISNSTRLSSPVVLKNISELSATSAFAAQVSKALAHRDQGLQRSEFDNGGVASTFYMRPIEGTPWFLATALPTSLITAQRDDVLGSLALLQIPMVLLLVLLAVYAIRQLVQRMKTLKTNIDALSAGDADLTRRITIRAEDELGAIGHSVNRFIVYLQNMIGEVTQATGAMSAGLEQLQKTSAHTNQILVRHASETDQTVTAITEMSSTADNVAQNAAETASFTQRANEHADRSRVVVGEASSSVSALIGEVASATHTVENMRQDAARITETLGVIGAIAGQTNLLALNAAIEAARAGEQGRGFAVVADEVRALAARTQASTSQINEMLARLTSGVSSSVAAMENTQASCQSAADATARVNTGLDEMAGSVSHINNLSTQIATAAEQQSAVTEEINRSMVQIRQMVEELVHSGHATETNTQSLLDANGRVIALMSRFKVR